The Sulfurospirillum halorespirans DSM 13726 genome has a window encoding:
- a CDS encoding response regulator: MKLTTQHTLRLISQYPLIILFIFSSYFLFLSYSQFDTTLTLKNKIESTKVLSSLSIELAKERGLSASYLSSQGSIAKEALQEQRAGVNKSIKAFHDFYQTHEVTPNIKNVITYITKIVEMRQAVDSFAIDFNKMFFDYYSQINIFLLKELETIGTIDTNSNISNLTYSLVTVYKNIESLGQERGFVSKILSQYVPFSPKELEIWITIFGTSSSFDHTTINDASTRSQIETLYKQPDNVKLEEEITQVKAELIAAAQTGEYLIDPTLWFGLLTKKIDILDKSAQIISASLNAQEHNYDNQNIGQLIGAGLTWIISIVLMFLGFGLSGQFRKNVQGLENIFTRVEELADTKEKVDFNTAEGMNVAYAIIDKAIENIAKEKQNAEEASAAKSIFLANMSHEIRTPLNGIIGFTELLRNSDLDEEKREFVDVIEKSSENLLAIINNILDLSKVESNKIEIDEILFSPIDEFENAVEVYGPKAAEKNIQLSLYIDPSLHNYLKGDAVKVKEVLINLMSNAVKFTPNNGQITVEIKRLSNAPLDKARVLFSVQDSGIGIHHDKIEGIFDAFNQADSTITRKFGGTGLGLTISSKYIALMGSRLEVESEEGKGSRFFFVLDLLESTASGTDYKDHFSDFNCALYAPLNSAKAHTEFMYDYFTYFGAHAKYYTDFPALKNLIFKAGSNIIVADYNNLTKEELEEYKKIKLPIILIFKSSQQSKYNEYNTKYITPIYEPINVSKLVKALEAKREFLPAKEDHIQPQPVQKATFGKKFKANVLVAEDNEINQKLIRRTLEDLGLNITIVPNGLQALERRRNETFDMIFMDIAMPVMDGIEATHKILEYEEKNHLTHTPIVAITANALKGDRERFMKEGLDEYITKPIKKESIISILNVFIQDKIDYSAQENVTEAKAPVLEEEKIEPVALQPVHDEVAITPSESEPLSTDKVASSPLELLDVLVLKKSPIETKIFTSVLSKMCEHVEAASSYNEFKQKIESKQCKIVLFDKEMLLDDTETFLAWIHAITEQHNAGKIHTIMFIDPKEKNHDSSAAFDAILPNQISKKELEILIHTFI, encoded by the coding sequence ATGAAATTAACGACGCAACATACGTTACGACTTATCAGCCAATACCCCTTGATTATTCTTTTTATCTTTTCAAGTTATTTTCTCTTTTTATCGTACAGTCAATTCGATACAACACTGACACTCAAAAACAAGATAGAGAGTACCAAGGTTCTAAGTTCACTCTCCATTGAACTCGCCAAAGAAAGAGGGCTCAGTGCATCGTACCTTTCCAGTCAAGGAAGTATTGCCAAAGAGGCACTTCAAGAGCAACGCGCTGGGGTCAATAAATCCATCAAAGCGTTTCATGATTTTTACCAAACGCACGAGGTAACACCCAACATTAAAAACGTGATTACCTACATTACCAAAATTGTTGAAATGCGCCAAGCTGTCGATAGTTTTGCCATTGATTTTAATAAAATGTTCTTTGATTACTACAGTCAAATCAACATTTTTCTTCTTAAAGAGCTTGAAACGATCGGCACGATTGACACCAATTCCAATATTTCAAACCTTACCTACTCTTTGGTTACGGTTTATAAAAACATCGAATCTCTTGGACAAGAGCGTGGATTTGTTTCTAAAATCTTGAGCCAATATGTCCCCTTTAGCCCAAAAGAGCTCGAAATTTGGATCACGATATTTGGAACGTCCAGTAGTTTTGATCATACAACGATTAACGATGCCTCAACACGTTCTCAGATCGAAACGCTCTACAAACAGCCTGATAATGTCAAACTTGAAGAGGAGATCACACAAGTTAAAGCTGAGCTGATTGCCGCGGCACAAACGGGTGAGTATCTGATTGACCCGACACTGTGGTTTGGGCTTCTGACAAAAAAAATTGACATCCTTGATAAATCAGCACAAATCATTAGTGCCTCTTTAAATGCACAAGAGCACAACTACGACAATCAAAACATCGGACAACTCATTGGAGCAGGTCTTACATGGATTATCTCCATTGTCTTAATGTTCTTAGGTTTTGGACTCTCAGGGCAATTTAGAAAGAACGTGCAAGGGCTTGAAAACATCTTTACACGCGTTGAAGAGCTTGCCGATACCAAAGAAAAGGTTGATTTCAATACGGCGGAGGGTATGAACGTCGCCTACGCCATTATCGATAAGGCGATTGAAAATATTGCCAAAGAGAAACAAAACGCCGAAGAGGCCAGTGCTGCCAAAAGTATCTTCTTGGCGAATATGAGTCATGAAATCAGAACACCACTGAATGGTATTATCGGATTTACGGAACTGCTTAGAAATTCTGATTTGGATGAAGAGAAGCGTGAATTTGTGGATGTTATTGAAAAAAGTTCTGAAAACCTTTTAGCGATTATCAATAATATCTTGGATCTTTCTAAAGTAGAGAGTAATAAAATCGAGATTGATGAGATTCTCTTCTCGCCTATTGATGAGTTTGAAAATGCCGTTGAAGTGTATGGACCCAAAGCGGCTGAGAAAAATATTCAGCTCTCTTTGTACATTGATCCAAGTCTGCACAATTACCTCAAAGGTGACGCGGTTAAAGTCAAAGAGGTTTTGATTAACCTTATGAGTAACGCGGTTAAATTTACCCCCAATAACGGTCAAATTACGGTTGAAATTAAACGCTTAAGCAACGCGCCTTTGGATAAAGCACGCGTTCTCTTTAGCGTTCAAGACTCGGGTATTGGTATTCACCACGATAAAATCGAAGGTATTTTTGACGCCTTTAACCAAGCCGATTCGACCATTACGCGTAAATTTGGAGGCACAGGACTTGGTCTTACGATCTCTTCAAAGTACATTGCGCTTATGGGAAGTCGCTTGGAAGTGGAGAGTGAAGAAGGCAAAGGAAGCCGCTTCTTCTTTGTACTGGATCTTCTTGAATCCACCGCTAGCGGAACCGATTACAAAGACCACTTTAGTGACTTTAACTGTGCGCTGTATGCACCACTGAACAGTGCCAAAGCGCATACCGAATTTATGTACGACTACTTTACCTATTTTGGTGCCCATGCCAAATACTATACCGATTTTCCAGCGCTTAAAAATCTGATCTTTAAAGCAGGCAGTAACATTATTGTGGCGGATTACAACAACCTCACGAAAGAGGAGCTTGAAGAGTATAAAAAGATTAAATTGCCTATTATTTTAATCTTCAAATCGTCACAGCAATCCAAATACAACGAATACAATACCAAATACATCACCCCAATTTACGAGCCTATCAATGTCTCAAAACTCGTTAAAGCCTTAGAGGCAAAACGTGAATTTTTACCGGCTAAAGAAGATCACATTCAACCACAACCGGTTCAAAAAGCAACCTTTGGTAAAAAGTTTAAAGCCAATGTCTTGGTCGCGGAAGACAATGAGATCAACCAAAAACTGATTCGTAGAACCCTCGAAGATTTAGGGCTGAACATTACCATTGTCCCCAATGGACTTCAAGCCTTAGAGCGTAGACGCAATGAGACGTTTGATATGATCTTTATGGATATTGCGATGCCAGTTATGGATGGTATCGAAGCGACGCATAAAATTTTAGAGTACGAAGAGAAAAATCACCTCACCCATACGCCTATTGTTGCCATTACCGCCAATGCGCTTAAGGGCGATCGTGAACGCTTTATGAAAGAAGGCTTGGATGAGTACATCACCAAACCGATTAAGAAAGAGAGCATCATCAGTATTCTCAACGTCTTCATTCAAGACAAGATCGATTACTCTGCTCAAGAGAACGTTACAGAAGCGAAAGCACCTGTATTAGAAGAGGAAAAAATCGAGCCTGTAGCACTACAACCCGTACACGATGAAGTCGCTATCACGCCTAGTGAATCAGAGCCTTTAAGCACTGATAAGGTCGCTTCATCACCCTTGGAACTGCTTGATGTTTTAGTCTTGAAAAAGAGTCCAATTGAAACCAAAATTTTTACCAGTGTTTTGAGTAAAATGTGTGAGCATGTTGAAGCGGCGAGCTCGTATAATGAGTTCAAACAAAAAATTGAGTCCAAACAGTGTAAGATTGTCTTATTTGATAAAGAGATGCTTTTAGACGATACTGAGACGTTTTTAGCATGGATTCATGCCATCACTGAGCAACACAACGCAGGAAAGATTCATACCATTATGTTTATTGATCCTAAAGAGAAAAACCACGATAGTTCTGCTGCCTTTGATGCTATTTTACCAAACCAAATTAGTAAAAAAGAGCTTGAAATCCTGATTCACACGTTTATTTAA
- a CDS encoding sel1 repeat family protein encodes MIKFFLVFLLLLSPLFADHFRDATLAYKAGHYAQAKELFELSIKKENAIQGYFYLGKMYLYGEGMEANASLAIPYLEQAVMKGNIKAKCYLAEAYLKNKIKHDDAVLLLNQGAKESVTCKEIASAYNILINS; translated from the coding sequence ATGATCAAATTTTTCCTCGTTTTTTTGCTGCTGCTTTCACCCCTGTTTGCCGATCATTTTCGCGATGCAACCTTGGCGTACAAAGCAGGTCACTACGCCCAAGCCAAAGAGCTTTTTGAGCTCTCCATTAAAAAAGAGAATGCCATTCAAGGCTACTTCTACCTCGGTAAAATGTATCTGTACGGTGAAGGGATGGAAGCCAATGCTTCGCTTGCGATTCCCTACTTAGAACAAGCGGTGATGAAAGGCAATATCAAGGCAAAATGCTACCTTGCCGAAGCCTATCTCAAAAATAAAATCAAGCATGATGATGCGGTTTTACTCCTCAACCAAGGAGCCAAAGAGAGCGTTACATGTAAAGAGATCGCCTCTGCTTACAACATACTTATTAACAGTTAA
- the uvrC gene encoding excinuclease ABC subunit UvrC yields the protein MLAQKLKNAPHNAGIYQYFNAQGMLLYVGKAKSIKNRVKSYFRFSGELCAAPNLSPRIAKMISEVDNIEYIVVQSEHDALILENSLIKQLKPKYNILLRDDKTYPYIAINLSEPFPRFEITRKIVNDRHIKYFGPLSGSAKALLEALYLAFPLVQKRGCLKGKKACLFYQINRCLAPCEQKIDAETYGKIVHEALESLNDQKKLVNLLHVKMEEASMKLNFEEAAKLRDIINSIKDALHVTHVELSKLEDYDVFAIEIMEKTAVIMRLFIRGGKIVSTSHTLMHNAYGFEKEELYQRALFEFYNPMNQTFAKQILIAESFNEQNSISQFLTEKFGQKITISVPQRGEKLHLTSIAQENAKTILIQHSTKNNNSLSEQMQALFDFTSLPKRIEIFDNSHLGGKSPVGGMVVWDEGFDKSSYRRYELHHTDEYAQMREMLERRINDFSKESAPDLWVLDGGETILKLAKSLLSQKGVQVDLLAIAKEKRDAKANRSKGAAHDLLYNQNQAFELPPSDKRLQFIQRLRDEAHRFAITYHQKKKRGADMSLELLQIEGVGAATIKKLLLYFGTFEAIYAASQEELEVTVGKKLGVNLFQGLKK from the coding sequence ATGCTAGCTCAAAAACTTAAAAACGCGCCGCACAATGCGGGAATCTATCAGTATTTTAATGCGCAAGGCATGCTTTTGTATGTCGGCAAAGCCAAAAGCATTAAAAACCGCGTCAAGAGCTATTTTCGCTTTTCAGGCGAACTGTGTGCCGCGCCCAATCTTTCACCTCGCATTGCAAAGATGATCAGCGAAGTTGACAATATCGAGTATATCGTCGTTCAAAGCGAACACGATGCGCTCATCTTGGAAAATTCGCTGATTAAACAGCTCAAACCCAAGTACAACATTCTTCTGCGCGATGATAAAACCTATCCATACATTGCGATCAATCTTTCCGAGCCTTTCCCTCGTTTTGAGATCACACGCAAGATTGTCAATGACAGACATATTAAATATTTTGGCCCACTTTCAGGTTCGGCGAAAGCGCTTTTAGAAGCGCTCTATTTGGCGTTTCCGCTCGTGCAAAAACGAGGCTGTTTGAAAGGCAAAAAAGCCTGTCTTTTCTACCAAATCAACCGCTGTTTAGCACCCTGTGAACAAAAAATAGATGCCGAAACGTATGGCAAAATTGTCCATGAAGCGCTTGAATCCTTAAACGATCAAAAAAAGCTCGTGAACCTTTTACATGTAAAGATGGAAGAGGCGTCGATGAAGCTCAATTTTGAAGAAGCCGCGAAGCTTCGTGACATCATTAATTCCATTAAAGACGCTTTACATGTAACGCATGTGGAGCTTTCAAAACTTGAAGATTACGATGTGTTTGCCATTGAAATCATGGAAAAAACGGCCGTGATTATGCGTCTGTTTATTCGTGGCGGAAAGATCGTCTCAACATCGCACACGCTCATGCACAATGCGTACGGCTTTGAAAAAGAGGAGCTGTACCAGCGAGCTCTTTTTGAGTTTTACAACCCGATGAATCAAACCTTTGCCAAGCAGATTCTCATCGCCGAATCCTTTAACGAACAAAATTCTATCAGTCAATTTTTAACTGAGAAATTTGGACAAAAAATCACGATCAGCGTTCCCCAACGTGGCGAAAAACTGCATTTAACCTCCATTGCACAAGAGAATGCCAAAACGATTTTAATCCAACACAGCACGAAAAACAACAACTCTTTGAGCGAACAGATGCAAGCTTTGTTTGATTTTACCTCCCTTCCCAAACGCATTGAAATTTTCGACAACTCGCATCTTGGCGGTAAATCGCCCGTGGGTGGAATGGTCGTTTGGGATGAAGGATTTGATAAGTCCAGCTACCGCCGTTACGAGCTTCACCACACGGATGAATACGCGCAAATGCGAGAAATGTTAGAGCGTCGTATTAATGATTTTTCCAAAGAATCAGCTCCCGATCTTTGGGTGCTGGACGGCGGTGAAACCATCCTCAAACTCGCCAAAAGTCTGCTCTCTCAAAAAGGGGTTCAGGTCGATCTGCTTGCCATTGCCAAAGAGAAACGTGACGCGAAAGCCAACCGCTCCAAAGGAGCTGCGCACGATCTTTTGTACAACCAAAACCAAGCCTTTGAACTCCCCCCAAGTGATAAACGTTTGCAGTTTATTCAAAGGCTTAGGGATGAGGCTCACCGCTTTGCGATCACGTATCATCAGAAGAAAAAACGAGGAGCTGATATGAGTTTAGAGCTTCTGCAAATCGAAGGCGTGGGTGCTGCAACGATTAAAAAATTGCTCCTTTACTTTGGAACCTTTGAAGCGATCTACGCGGCAAGCCAAGAAGAGCTAGAGGTCACCGTTGGTAAGAAGCTTGGAGTCAATCTATTTCAGGGCTTAAAAAAGTAG
- a CDS encoding lipoprotein encodes MRNYTFRIFHTLIIACLGFALLGCGYKGPPVYDDGNTTAKTHKKSLY; translated from the coding sequence ATGAGAAATTATACTTTTAGAATCTTTCATACGTTGATTATAGCATGTTTGGGCTTTGCGCTGCTTGGTTGCGGTTACAAAGGACCTCCTGTTTACGACGATGGCAACACAACGGCAAAAACACACAAGAAATCACTTTACTAA
- the nadB gene encoding L-aspartate oxidase: MKTSYDVLIIGTGIAGLNTALALPKSLSVLIVSKDYAWECNTFYAQGGVAVAKDDADIPLHVNDTLSAGAGHCDKDAVNVLCSEGPAAIKRLIDRGFNFDTDEAGNLLYTKEAAHSTNRILHAGGDATGRYIHLFLMEQLPFPILYNTHVTDLLLDEGTCYGARVFHNDTIFNLYARKVIIASGGVGSLYEYHTNARTISADMQGICLSHGIALADMEMMQFHPTAFVLGNSVRKQLLSESLRGEGALVVDEDGKRFVFEYDPRGELAPRDVVSRAIFQYKQKTHKEVYLDLNAFSEEHFKQRFPSIYFNMKNIGYNVPHQRIPISPAFHYSMGGIKTDLHGRVLHVNDLFAVGECAHTGVHGANRLASNSLLEGLVFSERVANEVIATQESTKTMKHFSENEAVLMCENDKVLKNELRHLMWNEAGIIRENQGLEKALQRVEAMLALPIGKLLRLRLLVSREIITSALKRKTSLGAHYIKEEVTR; this comes from the coding sequence ATGAAAACATCGTACGATGTGCTGATTATTGGTACGGGTATCGCAGGTCTTAACACCGCTTTAGCACTTCCAAAGTCATTGAGCGTTTTGATCGTTTCCAAAGATTATGCGTGGGAGTGCAATACGTTTTATGCACAAGGTGGCGTTGCGGTGGCGAAAGATGACGCCGACATCCCTTTACATGTAAACGATACATTAAGCGCTGGAGCAGGGCATTGCGACAAAGATGCGGTCAATGTTCTCTGTTCAGAAGGTCCTGCTGCCATCAAGCGCTTGATCGATAGGGGATTTAATTTTGACACCGATGAAGCAGGCAATTTGCTCTACACCAAAGAAGCCGCTCACAGCACCAACCGCATTTTACACGCAGGTGGCGATGCGACGGGGCGGTACATTCACCTCTTTTTAATGGAACAGCTGCCCTTTCCTATTTTATACAACACGCACGTAACCGATCTGCTCCTTGATGAGGGAACCTGTTATGGCGCGCGTGTTTTTCACAACGATACCATTTTCAATCTCTATGCACGCAAAGTGATTATCGCCAGTGGTGGCGTAGGATCACTGTATGAGTACCATACCAACGCACGCACCATTAGTGCCGATATGCAAGGCATTTGTCTGAGTCACGGTATTGCACTTGCGGATATGGAGATGATGCAGTTTCATCCGACCGCGTTTGTTTTGGGTAACAGTGTTCGCAAACAGCTTTTAAGCGAGTCTTTACGCGGTGAAGGTGCACTGGTCGTGGATGAAGATGGCAAGCGTTTTGTGTTTGAGTACGATCCAAGAGGTGAGCTTGCTCCTCGCGATGTGGTGAGTCGTGCCATTTTTCAGTACAAGCAAAAAACACACAAAGAGGTGTATCTCGATCTTAATGCATTTTCAGAAGAGCATTTTAAACAACGCTTTCCGAGTATCTATTTTAATATGAAAAATATTGGTTACAATGTGCCACACCAGAGAATTCCGATCTCTCCAGCATTTCACTATTCGATGGGAGGTATCAAAACAGATTTGCACGGCAGGGTTTTACATGTAAACGATCTGTTCGCTGTCGGCGAATGCGCCCACACGGGAGTTCATGGCGCTAATAGATTGGCGAGTAACTCGCTGCTCGAAGGCTTAGTCTTCTCCGAAAGAGTCGCTAACGAAGTGATCGCAACGCAAGAATCCACAAAGACGATGAAGCATTTTAGTGAAAACGAAGCAGTGTTGATGTGTGAAAACGATAAGGTGCTTAAAAATGAACTGCGCCACTTAATGTGGAATGAGGCGGGCATTATACGAGAAAATCAGGGGTTGGAAAAGGCTCTGCAAAGGGTTGAAGCGATGCTGGCATTGCCGATTGGGAAGCTTTTGAGGTTGAGGCTTTTGGTTTCACGCGAGATTATCACCAGTGCATTGAAACGAAAAACGTCTTTGGGCGCACACTACATAAAAGAGGAAGTTACACGATGA
- the nhaD gene encoding sodium:proton antiporter NhaD: MKIAFVLLVLVNTIWASSGQDMTTTWVGIVCLFVFVIGYYMVATEENYHINKAKPALFMGTFIFVLIGIYNVINGLDSSALTRSVDHLILEIAEIFFFLLVAMTYIEVLIERRVFDTLKYNLVSRGYSYKKLFWLTGALAFFISPVADNLTTALILSTVLITIEKEKPTFLVPGAINIVVAANAGGAWSPFGDITTLMTWMAEKAPFTDFFYLFPAAFLGWVLTAWLLSLYVPADKPHFDVSTEMRVSVLKGGKVVMGLGVVTIVCAVLCQQLFKLPPMWGMVFGLSLLKLYSYQLKRRHHEELNTFKSIGKIEHDTLLFFFGILAAVGGLHFLGYLDLAVKLYDSLGATTVNIGIGFLSAIVDNVPVMSAVLKANPDMSMDQWLLVTMTAGIGGSLISFGSAAGVGVMGKLRGIYTFGSHMKYAWTVLAGYILSLVVWYVQFEILDLY; the protein is encoded by the coding sequence ATGAAAATAGCGTTCGTACTATTGGTTTTGGTAAATACCATCTGGGCATCCAGTGGGCAAGATATGACAACAACATGGGTAGGAATTGTCTGCTTGTTTGTGTTTGTGATCGGGTATTATATGGTCGCAACCGAAGAGAATTACCATATCAATAAAGCAAAGCCTGCTTTGTTTATGGGAACATTTATTTTTGTTCTGATTGGAATTTACAACGTGATCAATGGCTTAGATAGCAGTGCATTAACACGCAGTGTTGATCATCTGATTTTAGAAATTGCTGAGATATTCTTCTTTTTATTGGTCGCGATGACCTATATTGAGGTTTTGATTGAGCGAAGAGTGTTTGATACGCTCAAATACAACCTCGTCTCTAGGGGCTATTCGTATAAAAAGCTCTTTTGGCTTACCGGTGCCTTAGCCTTTTTTATCAGCCCCGTAGCCGATAATTTAACCACCGCATTGATTTTATCCACCGTTTTGATTACGATTGAAAAAGAGAAGCCAACCTTTTTGGTGCCAGGAGCGATTAATATCGTTGTTGCCGCCAATGCTGGAGGTGCGTGGAGCCCTTTTGGGGATATTACAACCCTCATGACGTGGATGGCAGAAAAAGCACCTTTTACGGATTTCTTTTACCTCTTTCCTGCAGCTTTCTTGGGTTGGGTGCTCACCGCATGGCTTTTATCGTTGTACGTACCTGCCGATAAGCCTCACTTTGATGTCTCAACGGAAATGCGCGTTAGCGTTTTAAAAGGGGGCAAAGTGGTGATGGGTCTTGGCGTTGTTACCATTGTCTGTGCAGTTCTGTGTCAGCAACTCTTTAAACTTCCTCCGATGTGGGGCATGGTCTTTGGACTTTCGCTCTTAAAACTTTACAGTTACCAACTCAAACGAAGGCATCATGAAGAGCTCAATACCTTTAAATCCATTGGCAAAATTGAGCACGACACACTGCTCTTCTTTTTTGGTATTTTAGCCGCTGTTGGCGGGCTCCATTTTTTAGGTTATTTGGATTTAGCTGTAAAATTGTATGATAGCCTTGGTGCAACAACGGTCAACATTGGTATTGGATTTCTCTCCGCCATTGTGGACAATGTTCCTGTCATGAGTGCGGTGTTAAAAGCCAATCCCGACATGTCCATGGATCAATGGCTTCTTGTGACGATGACGGCTGGAATTGGTGGCAGTTTGATTAGCTTTGGCTCTGCCGCAGGTGTGGGCGTGATGGGAAAACTCAGAGGGATTTATACCTTTGGTTCTCACATGAAGTACGCATGGACCGTGCTTGCAGGTTATATTCTCTCCCTTGTCGTCTGGTACGTACAGTTTGAAATACTTGATTTATATTAG